The proteins below come from a single Mangifera indica cultivar Alphonso chromosome 16, CATAS_Mindica_2.1, whole genome shotgun sequence genomic window:
- the LOC123198964 gene encoding transcription factor TGA1-like, translating to MGFCGPVNPGIAAFEMEYGHWVEEQTRQICELRSALQAHISDLELRMLVEGGLSHHLELFRMKSTAAKADVFYIMSGMWRRAAERFFFWIGGFRPSELLKVLGPHLDTLTESQNMEVNNLRQSCQQAEDALTQGMEKLQSTLAETVAAGRLVEGGYIPRIPTAMEKLEALVSFVNQADHLRQETLQQMSRILTTRQAARGLFALGEYFQRLRALSSIWATRPREPAKSYT from the exons ATGGGGTTCTGTGGACCTGTAAATCCAG GAATTGCTGCATTTGAGATGGAGTATGGACACTGGGTTGAAGAGCAAACTAGGCAAATTTGTGAACTGAGGTCTGCTTTGCAGGCCCATATTAGTGATTTGGAGCTTCGCATGCTAGTGGAGGGTGGCTTGAGCCACCATCTTGAACTTTTCCGCATGAAATCTACTGCTGCAAAAGCTGATGTTTTCTATATAATGTCTGGCATGTGGAGGAGAGCAGCTGAACGTTTTTTCTTTTGGATAGGAGGATTTCGCCCTTCCGAGCTTCTTAAG GTTCTCGGTCCTCATCTTGACACCTTGACTGAGTCACAAAATATGGAAGTTAATAATCTAAGACAGTCATGTCAGCAAGCGGAAGATGCTCTAACTCAAGGCATGGAGAAATTGCAGTCGACTCTTGCTGAAACTGTGGCTGCTGGTCGACTGGTAGAAGGAGGTTACATCCCAAGGATACCTACTGCAATGGAGAAGTTGGAAGCTCTAGTTAGCTTTGTGAACCAG GCTGATCATCTTCGCCAAGAAACACTACAGCAGATGTCTCGTATCCTAACAACTCGCCAGGCAGCTCGAGGCTTGTTTGCACTAGGAGAGTATTTCCAACGTCTTAGAGCTTTGAGTTCAATTTGGGCAACCCGTCCTCGTGAGCCTGCGAAATCTTATACCTGA